In the genome of Raphanus sativus cultivar WK10039 chromosome 4, ASM80110v3, whole genome shotgun sequence, one region contains:
- the LOC130511080 gene encoding sphingosine kinase 1-like — MDTLHPENDRLPSPPLISDRVLINGVITPLTLTADGELQWTESALRKSTTEKEILSFAVEGNKVKLKTLVERRGSICCGGSGGDYARKDFVFEPLYDESRKLWCDKLRQRLDSLVGRPKRLLVFVNPFGGKKTARKIFLEEVKPLFDVCSCSTYVQETKYQLHAKEMVRSIDLSKYDGIVCVSGDGVLVEVVNGLLERADWRTALKLPIGMVPAGSGNGMIKSLLDPVGLSCSAASATVSIIRGHRRSLDVATISQGTTKFFSVLMLAWGLVADIDIESEKFRWMGSARFDVYIHHCCFSYL, encoded by the exons atgGATACTCTTCACCCGGAGAACGATCGCCTTCCCTCTCCGCCGTTGATCTCCGACCGAGTTCTAATAAACGGCGTCATCACGCCGTTGACTTTAACCGCAGACGGAGAGCTACAATGGACGGAATCCGCTCTTAGGAAATCTACAACGGAGAAAGAGATCCTGAGCTTCGCCGTGGAAGGGAACAAGGTCAAATTGAAGACGTTGGTTGAGAGAAGAGGATCAATCTGCTGCGGAGGAAGCGGTGGAGATTACGCGAGGAAGGATTTCGTGTTCGAGCCTCTCTACGACGAATCTAGAAAGCTGTGGTGCGATAAGCTTCGTCAACGCCTCGACTCTCTCGTCG gTCGGCCTAAGAGGCTGCTTGTGTTTGTGAACCCGTTTGGTGGGAAGAAGACGGCTAGGAAGATATTTTTGGAGGAAGTGAAGCCGTTGTTTGATGTGTGCTCATGTTCAACTTATGTTCAAG AAACTAAGTATCAGTTGCATGCAAAGGAGATGGTTAGGTCCATTGATTTGTCAAAATACGACGGTATTGTTTGCGTTAGCGGCGACGGTGTCCTTGTTGAG GTTGTGAATGGACTGCTCGAAAGAGCAGACTGGAGAACTGCCTTGAAGTTGCCTATCGGAATGGTCCCTGCAG GAAGTGGTAATGGCATGATAAAATCACTGCTGGACCCGGTTGGGCTGTCTTGTAGTGCAGCAAGTGCCACTGTTTCCATTATCCGAG GTCATAGACGTTCTTTAGATGTGGCAACTATCTCACAAGGGACTACCAAATTCTTCAGCGTCTTGATGCTAGCTTGGG GATTAGTGGCTGATATAGACATCGAGTCAGAGAAGTTCAGATGGATGGGCAGTGCTCGCTTTGATGTCTAT ATCCACCACTGTTGTTTCTCTTACCTGTAA